The Rickettsiales bacterium genome includes a region encoding these proteins:
- a CDS encoding IS1595 family transposase, with protein MRNRYKKVAHFSESKFRQIIKCFSLDLTASDTAEICGLSRNAINKLFNQIRQRIFVLAQKEAGEQKTSGVFECDESYFGAKLVRGKRGREAAGKTPVFGLLKREGKVYAQIVENCSKQGLMPIIQGKILEGSSINTDGWKAYDSLVVNGYDHYRVFHSHDEFARGKCHVNGMESFWSFAKRRMAKFNGLTDEKFYLHLKESEWRFNHRCDSIYNLLLKEFRKNPL; from the coding sequence ATGAGAAATAGATATAAGAAAGTTGCGCATTTTTCTGAAAGTAAATTTAGGCAAATAATCAAGTGTTTTTCTCTTGATTTAACAGCGTCAGACACTGCTGAGATTTGTGGCTTGAGTCGTAATGCGATCAACAAATTATTCAACCAAATACGCCAAAGAATTTTTGTTCTCGCTCAAAAAGAAGCTGGAGAACAAAAAACTTCTGGCGTATTTGAGTGCGATGAATCATATTTTGGAGCCAAGCTAGTGCGTGGAAAAAGAGGTCGCGAAGCAGCTGGTAAAACACCTGTTTTCGGGCTTTTAAAACGCGAAGGAAAGGTATATGCCCAAATCGTAGAAAACTGCTCAAAACAAGGGCTTATGCCTATTATTCAAGGAAAGATTCTTGAGGGATCGAGTATCAATACAGATGGATGGAAGGCTTATGATTCATTAGTTGTAAATGGTTATGACCACTACCGCGTTTTTCACTCTCATGACGAGTTTGCAAGAGGAAAATGTCATGTAAATGGAATGGAGTCTTTCTGGTCTTTTGCAAAGAGAAGAATGGCTAAATTTAATGGATTAACAGATGAAAAATTCTATCTACATCTTAAAGAATCAGAGTGGCGTTTTAATCACAGGTGTGATAGCATATATAATCTGTTATTAAAGGAATTTAGAAAAAATCCCCTCTAA